A segment of the Lycium barbarum isolate Lr01 chromosome 7, ASM1917538v2, whole genome shotgun sequence genome:
GACTTCTTTCAACTAGGTAGTGAAGTTCTAGTAAATATAAATTGAACAAAATTGGACAACAACCAAATTGATAAATTTGTATTATGTTGCAGGTACTCTGCCAAGTTCTCCAGCCAGGGGGATTATGATCAAGCTATTCAGAGAAGTAGCTGGCAGATTTCGGATCACCATGTCATCGAGGTTTATAAATGGGAGCCTAATTTCCAATTCGGTAAAGTGCCACTTCTTGCTGTTGGAGACTTTGTGGAAGCCCGCGTGGAAGGGCTTCCTGTTGAGTACTGCATAGACAACGCGGTGTTTAAAATTGGCAAGGCTGTTTGTGAGCCTTTGGATTGCTCGGTCTTTATGGTTGATACTTCGAATGGTAAACCTCCTCGATTTTGGTTTCTGTTGATAGGTTCAACATGTTCGGGTCTTCCTTTGCACTTTCAGATAGCCGGTGGTCCACTTGTGGGATTGTCTTATTCTCGAGCACAGCAATGCTATCATTGTGGTAGATATGGACACTTCCGCAAGAATTGTCCTGAGCTCAATCAACGGACAAGATCTCCCAACCGGGCTACACCTTCCAACTCTGGTCCAACTCGAGTCCAACGTCCTCATTTGGGTCGACAACCAGCCCCAGTTTCTTATGTGTCACCACGAACCTCGTTCCCTGAAGAAAATCATGAAGGAACCACGAGTTCAGAAGAAAGTCATGAAGGAACCACGAGTTCAGAAGAAAGTCATGTAGGAACCACAAGTTCGGAAGAAAGTCATGAAGAAATCACAAGTTCGGAAGAAAGTCATGAAGGAACCACAAGTTTGGAAGAAAGTCATGAAGGAACCACAAGTTCGATCACGCCATTTTCTCCTATAGAGTTCTTTGCCCACTCCTCGGGGAGTACTAGTCCCTCGAGGCCAATTGAAGAAACAAAAATGAGCCCTAAAGGTGCTATGCTTGTTGAGAGTGGAACAGAAAGCAAGCCGAAGTGTTACAATATAGGAGAAGAGGTTTCTGAAATCGACGTTGCTGTGAAAGTCTCTCATTTGAATGATCAAAGGGGAAATCAGCGTTGGGTTGCCATAACTCCCCATGCTGGCGATGGGCCCCGTTGCTCCAAGAAATTGCTTTGCACAAGCATTGAGAATGCTGAGGACCGGAATGCAATCTGTGCATTAAAGGACACGTGCTACGAAAACGATGTTTCAATGGCGATTGTATTCGATAAATCCTCTGTGCTAAGCAACGACGATCGAATTGTCAGGTGCTTTGGTTTCTCTGCTTCTTACTCTGCAGAAATGACATTTCGAAGGTTCAGAGAAGATGGCTCAGCAGTGGACGTGAAGGGTAATTGCTTGCTGATGTGGAACGGGGAAGAACTTCGTGTTAATGTTTCCCCTGTATCATATGGTAATACACAGCTTTTGTCCCAACATCTTGAATTTATCGCCTCGTGGGTGGTTAGTGAATCCGATTCAGATGAATCGTCTAATGGCTTTTCGAGTTCTGAAGGAGAAGGCTCAATCGGTTCATCTGTTTCTAGCGATGAATCCTCTCGAAATGGAGACACAGATTCGGATGAATCCTCTTTGTTTTCTTCTGCTGGAGAAGGTGTTTCAAATGAATCCTCCTCCTCGTCTAGTTCTAGCAATGAATCGTCTATTTTTCTTCCGAATGGAGATACAGATTCGGAGGGATCCTCTTTGTTTTCGACTGATGcagaggaaatttcaaatggatcGTCTGCTGCTTCTAGTTCTGAAGAAGGTAATGAATCATTTATTCTTTCTCCTAATGGTTAATAGGATTAGTGTATGATTGAGACCACATATTTCTCATCATTGAAACACTCCAGTGTCTCCTTAACCGTGCAAACTAGAGAAAATTCTGTTCAGGCCCGGGTGATGAGGGGAAGGAGTGAGGGTTCTGCAAAAATTCAAGTCTTGAACCAATTCAGCAAGTCAGAATAGAGTAGGCAATCGGAGTTAGTCATAAAGTTTTGAGCTACATTTTCTTACGGTACTTCTAATAATTGTCTCTGAAATTTCACTATATAGTTTTTTGATCTGCAATTTTGTCCAGTATATAGTTCAGTTCTAACCATTTTAGGCTGTAGTAATGTCAACCGTACGTACTCCAAACTTTTTGTATTCTTGTAATTGATGTCAAGGAAGTTTTGAAGGCAATAGAACAAGAtgttttttaaaatttatcttCCTCTGAGGACTTACTGATTTCTCTTGTTATAGCTGGTTGATGGAACTTGCACAATATTTGAgctttattttgataatatgtgGTTTTAACATCCTTTCCCCTCTAAATGTCCTTGCTAAATCTGATATCTAAATTGCCTATTTGCTAAATTTGCAGTGGAGATTATCACTTTGATCTGTTGTACTTTTGACTGTACATACCCTGTGTGCAAAAGGTTGTTACATAAGGCTATTATATCTGCTTTTGTGCACTAGCTAGAACACTTGTTCTATGACCTAGGGTGAGAGTTATCCAGTAATATTTGCTTATATTTCTTTATACTGGACATTGTCTTCCCTTATACTGGACAATGCTATTTATTGTGTTCAGATAGGAGGATATGGAGGATGATGATTAGGGtaaaaggttagtaggtagtcgaACGTTGTCTAGTTTCATTTTTCAGTGTTATTATTATTACTCTTCTACTATCCcattcttttattttattattacctgTTGTTTCCCTTGCTTCGGTTATCCTATAGTTTGTCGTTGCTACTGTTCTTTTCTCCATTATTTTCAGCACGGCTTCTTCACAACTGCATTTCCTTTTCATACCTGATTTGATATGTTTTACtttagccgagggtctatcggaaacaacctctctaccttcacaaggtaggaGTAAGGCTGCGTAAACACCACACTCCCCacaccccacttgtgggattacactgggtatgttgttgttgtaattagtTGTAACCTTTTGTGTTGTCTCTATTTTTCTGTTTTAATAAGGTAATGCCTGCATTTTAAGCTGACATTAGAATTCTCAATGATCTCTAAAGCAATGTAAGATTTCATTTTGGATGTATAAGAACTCAATGCCAGAGAATTGAACTGATTCTTGAACTTTTCTTCCCTTAGTAACTTTGCTGTATAATCCATGATTATTTGTATCAAAGTAAAAAACTGGTTTACTTCTCTTACACTTTATTGTAATTATGTATAGACTGTCATGAAGGAATATGGTGTTTTTACTCATTCAGGCTTCTTTTCCTTGGGTAGGAGCAACGAGCAAGCATTATATTGTCTCTCTAGATGTGTTGCTTGTTCTATTTGTCTCGAAAAAATATTTACTTTGTTGTATGGCGATGAATCCTCTTTTCTATCTACTAATCCAAATACACATTAGGTTGGGGTTGTTTACTTTTGTCATCAATATTAGCTATCAAAAATCTCTAGGGACCGCAGATTGCTCTACCACTGCGTTGTTGAGGAACAACAGAAGATTCGATCTCATATAGTCCAattatgttgttgtttgttgtataGTCCAATTCATGTTCTCAACCCATGACCAAAAAAAACTCTTATAGCCCGTCCTACAAGCTAGCAAATCCAGCGGATTACTCAGCAGCTACATTAAGGTTGTGAGTTCTCGGCGAACCACAATTCAATTTAAATGGCAAGCAAGCTCATTGCCACTGTTCACCAAGGTTTGAATGGAAGAAGACAAGTGGAGTTCCTCATCAAGTTTGatagtttggaatttggaatttggaggttCACTTTCTATATGGTACTTCCATTATATTAGTCTCTTAGCTCTCACAAGACAGCTGTTTTAACGGGAAGTGTGTGTCGCGTGATTTGTGGGTCAGAGGCATGTCATAGGCTAGAATAAGAATAGAAGGACAAGCCCATTATCCACTCAAGTTTTGAATGTTGAGCCACTTAGGCCccatttggacatggtttgaaatcatgtttcaaaccatggtttcaaattaTATttagacatgcaatttgaatattttaagttatattttctcttatagacataaaatcTCCCcaaaattgtgaaaactatcaaaacattctcaattcttatacaatctttccaaatgagcaagtcataattcataacaaaattagtacactactagaaggcttttctaaaaaatacaacatcaattaatcaaactttagttcaataaaaatgaaaatttaacatgaacaaTAATGtaactctttaatataatcctcccacataaattaaaggttggtagacataaataaaggttggtgaaagttaatgagattggtaaatgattgatgggggtaattgttaaaaatatctaccaacttatgagtctttttttataaaaatataagcttatgggttaaattttatattttaaaaagttgaaaccatggtttcaaaccatgagtgaaaatgcatgtccaaacgctagtttgaaatcatggtttgaaaatGCATGGCCAAACGCCTGCTAACAAAAtatgattgatgggggtaattgttaaaaatatctatcaacttatgagtctttttttataaaaatataagcttatgggttaaattttatattttaaaaagttgaaatcatgatttcaaaccatgagtgaaaatgcatgtccaaacgttagtttgaaatcatggtttgaaaatGCATAGCCAAACGCCTGCTAACTCAAGGGAATTTCTTGgctataagaaaagaaaaagcaaaTGGAGTGTTGGCCTCGTTGGGGGCCTTGATGAGGTGTTGCGGAGAAGTTTGATCTTCAAAAGTAGCGTCTCCTATTGACATGCTCCAATTAGTTTCACGTACAATCATTGAATTCACTAAAATAAATAGAGTTTAAGTTTTGTGTACGGTCAATGTACACTTTTTTTATACCATCTGGTAATATTAAACTGGTCTCTCAAACCActgttattttaatttctttttcacCAATCAGTGATTTAATTACTCATCCGTTTCCTCACTCTTTTTGCCTCTCGTACCCATATAACAGATGTGACAGTAGTCTTTTTGCCAAATTTGTTGTGAAGATTGGTATCAAACTAAACACCAAATATTTGGAAAAAGTGTAAGGAGAAAGGGTATGGTATTAAGTTCTCTAGTGTATATATTCAATATGCATGTAGACTTTTTGAATTAGATAAATAAAGTCCATGAACTTTAGCACCAAAATCTCCAAATCTGTGATTTAACCGATATTGACGATGGAGTTTGAATAAAATCTATGAAGAAATTGTACTTAAATAATGTTGGAAAAGAAAATGATTCTAATTACAAGTACAACTTGGAAATAATTTTAATTACAGTAGAATTAGGATCCGACTGGTCTTAAGAATTttattagtaatttttttttttttgaaaaggtaATACTTTATTAATAAGTTACTGTGATTAATTACCATTAAAATTACCTGATGGTGTAAGAAGCTTTGTACGTTGACAGTGCACAAAACTTAAActcaaataaatataaataattgaTTTCAAATTCAATAATCAAATGAACTATGATAGAATCCATAGGATCGTGATGGGATAGAATAATCTCGGAACTAATTAATATCTATAACCAAATGTGGGATTAAATATTCCTGCATTTTATCTCAATCATTATCCTAATCCCGCATACCAAACAACCCCCTAAAATGTCACATTCTATAATTTAGTTCACGTCAAACATTTGATGGTGTCATGCAACTTGACAAACATGGAGCTTTTGATATTATCCCCTTGATCTTTTGTTACTTATATTTATTATTAAAAGTTTTGTtttgtttctctttttctttttaaaaattgtAAAACTAGACGCACTAATCTAACTTTCCCACTGATAGGATGAATACGTCTTTGTCCACTTTGTTTCAGTTTTTTTCTTGCTGATTGTTCCATGTTAAATTGTTTAATTAACTCAAATTTTCTAATAAACTTCTAGTTTATTAAATTATCTATCAAACCGTGaagttaaccaaaaaaaaaaaaaacaaaaaaaaaacaaaatatgtTTGCATAACTTTAAGACTTCCTGATGAAAAATTGTACATATGGACAAAGATCTTATTTTGGTTCGTCAACTGTAGAAATGCATTACAATTTACtacattttaatttttaaaagtaTTTAGTTCGAATTATTATTATCCtcaaatgcttttttttttactCGCCAAAAGGCACCATAACACTAGAAAAAAATCAAATAGGtaggtttctttttcttttaacttttaattttataaaaatatctTAGACCTCATTGTTTGCATTTCATGAGATTTTATAGTCACAAAAATCACATAACCTCTTTAAGATACATAAGTTTGGAAAATACttaatttctttcttaaacttgctGCTCAGTCACAATAATCACATTCAAGATGAAATAGTAATTATATAGGGTGAAAAATTATTTACATTCGATATTCATAACAATTCAATAAATATATGACACATGTTTTCACATCATTAAATTAGGTGTCGGTAAGTCCTTATGGTTATACACTAGGCTAATCTATTCTCCTTCCGTTCATATTTATTTGtcagaaataataaataaaataataattttatcatATCACTTCTAGTTATTCTAGTTATAATAAGTCATCAATATATTAAGAAATGAATATCTATTGTTAGTATACTGAATAAGTTGGAGTGGATGCAAGAATCTTTGAACCTTCCTTTTATATCTTAGCCAACCAATTGCATGATGTACACGTTACCATCATACAGGAGGTTGCAACAATTATTGCAATTTTGAAGAAAGCTCCCATCTTTTTTTTGTCAGCACAACAAACAAAAACATGAATCATGTGGACAACACTGACAAAACAACACTAATCGTTACGTTAACAAATCATAATTGACACCCATGTTTTTGGCCAATAGGCTTCACTTTCCCCAAACGTTACAAGAATAAACAAAGCAAAACAGTGTAAAAGTAcgagaaaataacaaaaatggtccGTTATGTTTGGAGGCTGGTTCAAAATACTCCTTATAGTATGTTCTGAACAAATTCGATCCTTCAAGTTTGTGAAAAAGAGCATTTTTAGCCTGCGTTAAATATTTACCAAACTCTATCTGTTAGATTTAATGGgagctttgaaaaaaaaaaggattttgcGGGAACTCATATTTGGAGATATAGATTTTACAAGTTTTGCTATATCTATGGAGCTTGGTACAACTTTTTTATGTGTAATATTTGATGTGTTTGGTATATTTTTTCGTTTCtagtatagttatgttataattTCTCGAATTTGAGAAGACTTTCATGATATTTAtgatttaatatatttttttctacAGTTCTCCTCAAATCTAAAGATAAAATTTGTTAAAATAGTTGACAGAGACTAAGTGGCTCTTTGGCACGAGTATATTTTACTCTTTTACGGAGTTGAATTTTGAAAATCATGTTTGGCCAGAAAAATTTCGGAATTCAACTTTTGAATTCCTAAATTTAAAAAACACAAAAGAGTTAttttcactccaaatcactcacaaaaattATTAAACAACTTCAATTTatattcatggccaaacactactCCAATTTTCAAATAAGTaccattttttaatttaaaaaataaaaacaacaattatgaccaaacaggccctaaaaagTACTCATTTCTGATATATTGAAAGGACAACATTGTTCAGAGCAATACTTTAGGGACTATTTTAAACCCAGACCCAACAATAAGTGGACCTCTTTtgcattttctttaaaaaattacCTTTCTATAGCCGCCTACTTTCATTGTATCTTCTAGTTCATTAAAGTCCTACCAAGAAATGTCAAATTTCATGATATTTAtgatttaatctttttttttcgcAGTTCTCCTCAAATCTAAAGATAAAATTTGTTAAAATAGTTGACAGAGACTAAGTGGCTATTTGGCACGAGTATATTTTACTTTTTTACGGAGTTAAATTTTGAAAATCATGTTTGGCCAGAAAAAT
Coding sequences within it:
- the LOC132602923 gene encoding uncharacterized protein LOC132602923, translating into MTFNLPNSRYNGPPPLVLEYSDDDMAQIQESAKLIVFIQLFGRKMGCYQLGSCLHGFFKLDGRVEVTEHGHCRYSAKFSSQGDYDQAIQRSSWQISDHHVIEVYKWEPNFQFGKVPLLAVGDFVEARVEGLPVEYCIDNAVFKIGKAVCEPLDCSVFMVDTSNGKPPRFWFLLIGSTCSGLPLHFQIAGGPLVGLSYSRAQQCYHCGRYGHFRKNCPELNQRTRSPNRATPSNSGPTRVQRPHLGRQPAPVSYVSPRTSFPEENHEGTTSSEESHEGTTSSEESHVGTTSSEESHEEITSSEESHEGTTSLEESHEGTTSSITPFSPIEFFAHSSGSTSPSRPIEETKMSPKGAMLVESGTESKPKCYNIGEEVSEIDVAVKVSHLNDQRGNQRWVAITPHAGDGPRCSKKLLCTSIENAEDRNAICALKDTCYENDVSMAIVFDKSSVLSNDDRIVRCFGFSASYSAEMTFRRFREDGSAVDVKGNCLLMWNGEELRVNVSPVSYGNTQLLSQHLEFIASWVVSESDSDESSNGFSSSEGEGSIGSSVSSDESSRNGDTDSDESSLFSSAGEGVSNESSSSSSSSNESSIFLPNGDTDSEGSSLFSTDAEEISNGSSAASSSEEGNESFILSPNG